One genomic segment of Desulfocapsa sulfexigens DSM 10523 includes these proteins:
- a CDS encoding proton-conducting transporter transmembrane domain-containing protein, producing the protein MDTLFVSIAVIIAGGVAGLLLYRQFTLMKLVAIATTSAGCGIGLFFTLPNLFSSAAYTVSYNWLHVCNLAFSIDSVSLFFLIPIFVIPPLALIYSFHYLENSAKKFRAGVNYFFFSVLVASMALVVMSANMITFLLAWELMSLSSFFLVMYDYEVESNRKAGYLYFIFAQGGAMLLFAAFALIYSHTASFDFTSFATIPDQVKLYVFIIAFLGFGSKAGIFPLHIWLPKAHPAAPSHISAIMSGVMIKMGIYGIFRIYLLLDTPTPLIGQIVLVTGMVTGILGVVYALAKQDIKSMLAYSSVENIGIILIGLGIGMVGVSEQNQAMAFFGFAGAMMHVFNHSIFKSLLFMGAGAVLHKTKTKNIEELGGLMKRMPFTGRTFLVGSVAISGLPPFSGFIGEFLIYYGAFQGLSSQKLPFILIVLSIVSLAVIGGLAAACFTKVVGLAFLGEPRTENAANAKECGMSMRLVMGVMALACLAVGVLPEPFVNLAFLGIANIQTAAGFSTASFIVIIRNISQTAALFIGIFILVSILRKVLYARKEIGSGGTWGCGFTQPTVRMQYTGASYADEMVSFFKPFVPITTLYSGIREIFPGQTTWSIRVADIAESNYQRFLTTPLLNFVTRMKWIQHGNIQLYIGYIIVAIVVLLLFL; encoded by the coding sequence ATGGACACTTTGTTTGTGTCAATAGCCGTGATTATTGCCGGAGGGGTGGCAGGACTACTCCTTTACCGGCAATTTACCCTGATGAAGCTGGTGGCAATTGCTACAACTTCAGCAGGTTGCGGAATTGGACTTTTTTTCACACTACCGAATTTATTTAGCAGTGCAGCGTATACTGTTTCCTACAACTGGCTGCATGTCTGCAACCTGGCCTTCAGCATTGACAGTGTATCGCTCTTCTTTTTGATACCTATTTTTGTCATTCCACCCCTGGCACTGATATACAGTTTTCATTACCTTGAAAATAGTGCCAAGAAGTTCCGGGCAGGAGTCAACTATTTCTTCTTCAGTGTCCTGGTCGCCTCCATGGCCCTGGTGGTTATGTCCGCCAACATGATTACCTTCCTTCTGGCCTGGGAATTGATGAGTCTCTCTTCCTTCTTTCTGGTCATGTACGACTACGAGGTTGAAAGTAATCGCAAGGCAGGTTATCTCTATTTTATTTTTGCCCAGGGCGGTGCCATGCTTCTCTTTGCCGCATTTGCCCTCATTTACAGCCATACAGCAAGCTTTGATTTCACCAGTTTTGCCACCATCCCGGATCAGGTCAAGCTCTATGTTTTCATTATTGCCTTCCTGGGTTTTGGATCTAAAGCTGGTATATTCCCCCTCCATATCTGGCTACCTAAGGCCCATCCCGCAGCCCCCAGTCATATCTCGGCCATTATGTCCGGGGTAATGATCAAGATGGGAATCTACGGCATCTTCCGGATTTACCTCCTCCTTGACACACCGACGCCCCTCATCGGCCAGATCGTACTGGTTACCGGGATGGTCACCGGAATCCTTGGCGTAGTCTATGCTCTCGCTAAGCAGGACATCAAATCAATGCTTGCCTATAGCTCGGTGGAAAATATTGGTATCATCCTTATTGGACTCGGTATTGGAATGGTGGGTGTCTCGGAACAGAATCAGGCCATGGCCTTTTTCGGTTTTGCCGGGGCCATGATGCATGTCTTCAATCATTCAATCTTCAAATCATTACTCTTTATGGGGGCAGGAGCAGTACTCCATAAAACGAAAACCAAGAACATCGAGGAACTTGGAGGCCTGATGAAACGAATGCCCTTCACCGGGCGAACCTTTCTGGTCGGCTCTGTCGCCATCTCCGGCCTGCCGCCCTTCAGTGGATTCATCGGTGAATTTCTTATCTATTACGGTGCATTTCAAGGACTCTCAAGTCAAAAACTGCCTTTCATATTGATCGTTTTGTCCATTGTTTCTCTTGCTGTTATCGGTGGATTAGCTGCTGCCTGTTTTACCAAGGTAGTGGGCCTGGCATTCCTTGGAGAACCCAGAACCGAAAATGCGGCAAACGCCAAAGAGTGTGGAATGTCCATGCGATTAGTCATGGGTGTCATGGCCCTTGCCTGTCTGGCTGTTGGTGTCCTGCCGGAACCATTCGTCAACCTGGCATTTCTGGGGATAGCAAATATTCAGACGGCAGCAGGATTCAGCACTGCCTCTTTTATCGTTATTATCCGCAACATTTCACAAACTGCAGCCCTTTTTATTGGTATTTTCATTCTGGTCAGCATCCTGCGTAAGGTGCTGTATGCCCGAAAAGAAATCGGCAGCGGTGGCACCTGGGGCTGCGGATTCACCCAGCCCACCGTCCGCATGCAGTATACAGGAGCGTCCTATGCAGATGAAATGGTAAGTTTCTTCAAACCCTTTGTGCCCATTACAACTCTGTACAGTGGCATCAGAGAAATCTTCCCCGGCCAGACCACCTGGAGCATCAGGGTGGCAGATATTGCCGAAAGCAATTACCAGCGCTTCCTCACCACGCCCCTGTTGAATTTTGTGACCAGGATGAAATGGATTCAGCATGGCAACATCCAGCTGTATATCGGCTACATTATTGTGGCCATTGTGGTCCTGCTTCTCTTTTTATAA
- the map gene encoding type I methionyl aminopeptidase, translating to MIVPGRNELCWCGSGKKYKRCHLRSDQKGETVPPDANELVAGKAPVGPGTLSLPRRVPDHIFLPEYAITGKTGNSGKSCKKESDDEISRMRRAGGVARKVLDSVLAAVELGVSTDALDEIAHEAAIAHGAYPSPLNYMGFPKSICTSVNEVILHGIPDSRKLQNGDIINCDVTVYIDGMHGDCSETVLVGDVTEEAFSLVQCTWECLMKGIDVVRPGQRFNEIGRVIEAHAAKYGYVVFRPYGGHGIGEHFHMFPFVAHSYDPENKAVMEEGMTFTIEPMINCGGHGARVWNDNWTTVTADLALSAQFEHTILVNSGGVEILTGGLEPWFLRDGKRRLE from the coding sequence ATGATTGTACCTGGAAGAAATGAACTCTGCTGGTGTGGCAGTGGTAAAAAATATAAGAGGTGTCATTTGCGTTCGGACCAAAAGGGAGAAACGGTTCCGCCTGATGCTAACGAGTTGGTTGCCGGAAAGGCACCTGTCGGTCCAGGTACACTAAGCCTTCCACGAAGGGTTCCTGACCATATATTTCTCCCTGAGTATGCCATAACAGGAAAGACCGGTAATTCAGGGAAGTCCTGTAAAAAAGAATCCGATGATGAAATCAGTCGAATGCGCAGGGCAGGTGGGGTTGCAAGGAAAGTACTGGATAGTGTGCTTGCGGCAGTTGAACTCGGTGTGAGCACCGATGCACTGGATGAAATTGCCCATGAGGCTGCAATAGCACATGGAGCATATCCGAGTCCTTTGAATTATATGGGATTTCCCAAGTCAATCTGTACTTCTGTGAACGAGGTAATATTGCATGGTATCCCTGACAGTAGAAAGTTGCAAAATGGTGACATTATTAACTGTGATGTGACCGTTTATATTGATGGCATGCATGGTGACTGCTCCGAGACAGTACTGGTCGGTGACGTGACCGAGGAGGCGTTTTCCCTGGTTCAGTGTACCTGGGAATGCCTGATGAAAGGGATCGATGTTGTCAGACCGGGGCAGCGCTTCAACGAAATCGGGCGGGTCATTGAAGCCCACGCCGCCAAATACGGCTATGTCGTTTTCCGTCCCTATGGCGGTCATGGTATTGGTGAGCATTTCCATATGTTTCCCTTTGTGGCCCACTCCTATGACCCGGAAAATAAGGCTGTTATGGAAGAGGGGATGACCTTCACTATTGAACCCATGATCAATTGCGGGGGCCATGGCGCCAGGGTGTGGAATGACAATTGGACGACGGTTACAGCGGATCTCGCTCTAAGCGCCCAGTTTGAACATACCATCCTTGTAAACAGTGGTGGAGTAGAAATTCTGACCGGCGGACTGGAACCCTGGTTTTTAAGAGATGGGAAAAGGCGGCTGGAATAA
- a CDS encoding type II toxin-antitoxin system Phd/YefM family antitoxin, producing the protein MESVLASRSASISELKKNPSALIDQSDGEPIAILNHNKPTAYLIPAETYEALLERLEDHQLGIIVKEREIEKISAVEITLDEL; encoded by the coding sequence ATGGAATCAGTACTAGCAAGCCGCTCAGCAAGTATATCAGAATTAAAGAAAAACCCTTCTGCTTTGATAGATCAGTCAGATGGTGAACCAATCGCTATTCTCAATCACAACAAGCCGACTGCATATTTAATTCCAGCAGAAACATATGAAGCACTACTGGAAAGACTAGAGGATCACCAACTAGGAATTATAGTAAAAGAAAGGGAAATTGAAAAAATCTCAGCTGTGGAAATTACACTAGATGAGCTATAA
- a CDS encoding type II toxin-antitoxin system RelE family toxin — protein MSYKLKFLPTALKEWKKLDNTIQSQFKKKLKERLESPHVSGSRLSGFENHYKIKLRASGYRLVYEVVDEEVFVYVIAIGKRDKNLVYKKAKKRK, from the coding sequence ATGAGCTATAAATTAAAATTCCTCCCAACCGCCCTTAAGGAATGGAAAAAACTAGACAACACTATACAATCACAATTCAAGAAAAAATTAAAAGAACGCCTAGAATCGCCACATGTTTCTGGTAGTCGCCTGTCTGGATTTGAGAACCACTACAAAATTAAACTCAGAGCAAGCGGATACCGGCTTGTTTATGAAGTAGTTGATGAAGAAGTTTTTGTTTACGTAATTGCTATCGGCAAAAGAGACAAAAATTTAGTCTATAAAAAGGCGAAAAAACGAAAATAA
- a CDS encoding ATP-grasp domain-containing protein: protein MFFIDKPYVSDFFKKSVRDHGIPVVATKIAKEIGLYDGTKMISEEQAIAMAREQDIFPVYTTSENAIGWLAKHFPFSDLPEKIELFKDKGKFRKMTQSIFPGLYFREVAVEELHELQLEDIPLPFIIKPSVGFFSMGVYKVANSAEWQKTVALIYQEIEEIRGLYPDEVLDTSSFIIEQCINGEEFAIDAYYDESGTPVILSIFRHTFASDSDVSDRVYTTSKKIVEENLAEFTEFVGKIGVLADVKSFPVHIELRRESNGMLLPIEVNPMRFGGWCTTADMTFSAYGLNPYLYYYTQQKPDWDELLQGKEGKLFSLIVLDNSTGIDGSVIKSFDYEKLLAGFEQVLELRKVDYTSYPVFGFLFTETREENFAELKNILNSDLKEFIEIDQVI from the coding sequence ATGTTTTTTATAGATAAACCCTATGTGTCAGATTTTTTTAAAAAGAGTGTCAGGGATCACGGAATTCCTGTTGTTGCAACCAAGATAGCTAAAGAGATCGGGTTGTATGATGGCACCAAAATGATCAGTGAAGAACAAGCCATTGCAATGGCTCGGGAGCAGGATATTTTTCCGGTATACACAACATCTGAGAACGCAATCGGCTGGTTGGCAAAGCATTTTCCCTTCAGTGATCTTCCTGAAAAAATAGAGTTGTTTAAGGATAAGGGGAAATTTCGGAAAATGACCCAGTCCATCTTTCCTGGCCTCTATTTCAGAGAGGTTGCTGTGGAGGAGTTGCACGAGTTGCAACTTGAGGATATTCCCTTGCCCTTTATTATCAAACCAAGCGTCGGCTTTTTCAGTATGGGCGTGTATAAGGTTGCAAATAGTGCGGAGTGGCAGAAGACCGTAGCATTAATTTACCAGGAAATTGAGGAGATCAGGGGCCTCTACCCTGACGAAGTACTGGATACCAGTTCCTTTATTATTGAACAGTGTATTAATGGGGAAGAATTTGCAATCGATGCTTATTACGACGAAAGCGGTACTCCTGTTATTCTGAGTATTTTCCGTCACACTTTTGCATCCGACAGCGATGTCAGTGATAGAGTCTATACTACATCAAAGAAAATTGTGGAAGAAAACCTCGCAGAATTCACTGAATTTGTAGGGAAAATTGGTGTGTTGGCTGACGTGAAAAGCTTTCCTGTACATATCGAATTGAGAAGAGAGAGCAACGGGATGCTCCTGCCCATTGAAGTGAACCCCATGCGTTTTGGAGGCTGGTGCACAACCGCTGACATGACCTTCAGTGCCTATGGGTTGAATCCCTATCTCTATTATTACACACAGCAAAAACCGGATTGGGATGAGTTGCTCCAGGGTAAAGAGGGAAAACTCTTCAGTCTTATCGTTCTGGATAATTCAACCGGTATAGATGGAAGTGTTATCAAATCCTTTGATTATGAAAAGCTTCTGGCTGGTTTTGAGCAGGTGTTGGAACTCAGAAAAGTTGACTATACGAGCTATCCTGTTTTTGGATTTCTCTTTACTGAGACGCGCGAGGAAAATTTTGCCGAGCTGAAAAATATCCTGAATTCAGATTTGAAGGAATTTATCGAAATCGATCAGGTTATCTGA
- a CDS encoding proton-conducting transporter transmembrane domain-containing protein yields MLELTILIPLLTGGFAMFLPARLGRGLLVVTALLHLQLTVMAWMGKIVPSFPQYFVVTNEGMLILLVTSFVFLFISLYAVSYMKETEITSEPIYHGCTLFFLATMTMVTMADHLIVLWIAIEATTLMSAPLIFLHRSKTALEATWKYVMICSVGIALALLGCFFVVLAMDLGNVHAPITFSSLRTIATDLDPLWLKAGFIFLVIGYGTKMGLAPMHTWLPDAHSEAPSPASALLSGALLNCAFLGVYRAHQLLYQAGLGDFSSKILVGFGLLSMLIAAIFIFNQTGYKRMLAYSSIENMGIIAFGIGIGGLATYGAMLHLIHHSLIKSSLFLSAGNVLLGYGSKLVDKTGNMAKLFPKTFTAFFAGFAGISGFPPFGIFVSEVLIIIGAFQQGKNISVTIFIFALILIFAGASRLVTRMCFSPCENPDILVEENWARTLPSFALLAASLALCIWLPDSLYQTILSAIATIGGSING; encoded by the coding sequence ATGTTAGAGCTTACAATACTCATACCGCTGCTTACCGGAGGGTTTGCAATGTTTCTGCCGGCCCGCCTGGGACGCGGCCTCCTGGTGGTGACAGCATTGCTCCATCTGCAGCTGACCGTCATGGCATGGATGGGCAAAATTGTCCCCTCCTTCCCTCAATATTTTGTAGTGACCAACGAAGGAATGCTTATCCTGCTGGTCACCTCATTTGTCTTTCTCTTTATTTCTCTCTATGCCGTTTCCTATATGAAAGAAACGGAAATCACCAGTGAACCGATCTACCATGGCTGCACCCTGTTCTTCCTCGCCACTATGACCATGGTAACAATGGCCGATCACCTGATTGTTCTGTGGATTGCCATTGAGGCAACAACCCTGATGAGTGCGCCGCTGATCTTCCTCCACCGCTCCAAGACAGCCCTTGAGGCCACCTGGAAATATGTGATGATCTGTTCGGTTGGAATTGCTCTTGCTCTGCTTGGTTGCTTCTTTGTGGTTCTGGCCATGGATCTTGGTAATGTTCATGCTCCAATCACCTTCAGTTCCCTCAGAACAATTGCCACTGATCTTGATCCCCTCTGGCTCAAGGCCGGGTTTATTTTCCTGGTTATCGGTTATGGCACCAAGATGGGTCTTGCCCCCATGCACACCTGGCTGCCGGATGCCCATAGTGAAGCACCAAGTCCTGCCTCAGCTCTGTTATCCGGAGCTCTTTTAAACTGTGCTTTCCTTGGCGTCTATCGTGCGCATCAACTTCTCTATCAGGCTGGCCTTGGTGATTTTTCCAGTAAAATTCTCGTTGGCTTCGGTCTCCTTTCCATGCTCATAGCTGCCATCTTCATTTTTAACCAGACCGGTTATAAACGAATGCTGGCTTATTCCAGTATTGAGAATATGGGAATTATCGCCTTTGGTATCGGTATCGGGGGATTAGCAACCTATGGTGCAATGCTCCACCTCATCCACCACTCACTGATCAAGTCATCACTCTTTCTCTCAGCCGGTAATGTCCTGCTGGGATACGGCAGTAAACTCGTGGATAAAACTGGAAACATGGCCAAACTCTTCCCCAAAACCTTCACCGCCTTTTTTGCCGGCTTTGCCGGGATATCGGGTTTTCCACCCTTTGGTATCTTTGTCAGTGAAGTGCTCATAATCATTGGGGCCTTTCAGCAGGGAAAAAATATCAGTGTCACTATATTTATCTTTGCTCTTATCCTTATCTTTGCCGGGGCTTCCCGCCTCGTAACCAGGATGTGTTTTTCTCCCTGCGAGAATCCAGACATTCTGGTTGAGGAAAATTGGGCCAGAACTCTGCCTTCTTTTGCCCTGCTCGCGGCATCCCTTGCTCTCTGTATCTGGCTGCCCGACAGCCTGTACCAGACAATCCTTTCGGCAATTGCCACAATCGGAGGTAGCATCAATGGCTAA
- a CDS encoding hydrogenase 4 membrane component (E), whose product MIQISDALLSLTVLSVLLSLGSNRLMALVKIMAFQGIVVSLIPLFLEQHWPMSTGSVFFLQIMLLIKGLLIPGFLYAAVNKIKIKREVEPIIGYNASLIFGLSFILIAAFITDRLQISLPMENNLLMITAVTTLAAGLFLLMSRKKAITQVIGYLMMENGIYLIGTALAKETHTMYVVEFGVLLDLLVGIMIMGIILHNINSSYDDVDTALLGKLKDN is encoded by the coding sequence ATGATTCAAATATCCGATGCATTACTCTCCTTAACTGTTTTATCAGTTTTATTGTCACTGGGTTCCAACAGACTCATGGCTCTAGTCAAGATCATGGCCTTTCAGGGAATTGTTGTCTCCCTCATTCCACTCTTTTTGGAACAGCACTGGCCCATGAGTACCGGCTCTGTATTTTTTCTCCAGATAATGCTTTTGATTAAGGGCTTGCTCATACCCGGATTTCTTTACGCAGCCGTCAACAAAATCAAGATCAAGCGAGAAGTTGAACCGATTATCGGCTACAACGCCTCCCTTATCTTCGGGCTGAGCTTTATTCTCATCGCAGCCTTTATCACGGACCGCCTACAGATCTCCCTGCCGATGGAAAACAATCTGTTAATGATTACTGCCGTGACAACTCTGGCTGCCGGCCTCTTCCTCCTCATGAGCCGTAAAAAAGCAATCACCCAGGTTATCGGCTACCTGATGATGGAAAATGGTATTTATCTCATCGGCACGGCCCTGGCCAAAGAGACCCACACCATGTACGTAGTTGAGTTTGGTGTACTGCTCGACCTGCTGGTTGGCATCATGATCATGGGCATCATTCTCCATAATATCAATTCATCCTATGACGATGTGGACACAGCGCTCCTGGGTAAATTAAAAGACAATTAA
- a CDS encoding respiratory chain complex I subunit 1 family protein has protein sequence MESILSFCFAVLIAPLLPAVIQKVKAYFAGKQGPPLLINYYTMFKLFKKGSVYSTSTSFVFKLGPVVGFSTSLMMLLYFPMAEIAPIFSFHGDVLILFYLMGLGRFFTILAALDTASPFEGMGAAREAFFSTLAEMTIFGILILFYRLTGSLSFNEFFSGNHMISLIGEYGALLILVVVGLYIVMLTENSRVPVDDPATHLELTMIHEVMILDHSGPDLALIELGAWFKLLFYAGFLARIIDPFHADNIILNGLIFYGVVTFIYITIGVVESITARYKMPMVPKFILTPFILIFFVTILTMGVLQ, from the coding sequence ATGGAATCTATACTGTCATTTTGTTTTGCGGTTCTGATCGCACCCCTTCTGCCTGCTGTAATTCAGAAGGTCAAGGCCTATTTTGCCGGGAAGCAGGGTCCCCCCCTGCTGATCAACTACTACACCATGTTCAAGCTTTTTAAAAAGGGCTCAGTTTATTCAACAAGCACCAGCTTTGTCTTCAAACTTGGACCGGTGGTTGGCTTTTCCACCAGTCTCATGATGCTCCTCTATTTCCCCATGGCAGAGATTGCACCAATCTTTTCCTTCCATGGTGATGTGTTGATCCTCTTCTACCTCATGGGACTTGGCCGATTTTTCACCATCCTTGCGGCCCTCGATACTGCTTCCCCTTTTGAGGGAATGGGTGCTGCCCGTGAAGCCTTTTTCTCCACCCTGGCTGAAATGACCATCTTTGGCATCCTCATCCTCTTCTACAGATTAACTGGAAGTTTGAGCTTTAATGAATTTTTTTCCGGCAATCATATGATCAGCCTGATTGGGGAATACGGCGCATTGCTTATTCTTGTTGTTGTGGGACTCTATATTGTTATGTTGACGGAAAACTCCCGGGTACCGGTGGATGATCCAGCTACCCACCTGGAATTAACCATGATTCATGAGGTCATGATCCTCGATCACAGTGGTCCGGATCTGGCGCTGATCGAACTGGGAGCCTGGTTTAAACTTCTTTTTTATGCCGGTTTCCTTGCACGAATCATCGATCCCTTCCACGCAGACAATATTATCCTTAACGGACTGATCTTTTACGGGGTGGTGACTTTTATATACATCACTATCGGTGTTGTTGAATCAATCACTGCCAGATACAAAATGCCTATGGTGCCAAAATTCATCCTGACTCCTTTTATCCTGATCTTTTTCGTCACTATACTCACCATGGGAGTTCTCCAATGA
- a CDS encoding carbonic anhydrase: MGKSIMPSPDLALQQLLDGNKRFTSASLAHPNQDGERRISLGNGQAPFAAVLACADSRVPPEVLFDQGLGDLFVVRVAGNIINDQLLGSLEYAAAHLNTPLIVVLGHTSCGAIGAVAQGVELEGHIASLAPAIQPAIDKVKDQEGDLTDNAAREVARMTAKQLQESQPIMADLVKEGKLKIVPAFYDLESGEIALL; the protein is encoded by the coding sequence ATGGGAAAATCAATCATGCCAAGCCCTGATCTGGCATTACAGCAGCTTCTGGATGGCAATAAACGCTTCACCAGTGCCTCTCTTGCCCATCCCAATCAGGATGGTGAGCGACGTATTTCTCTGGGTAATGGTCAGGCTCCCTTTGCCGCTGTATTAGCCTGTGCAGATTCACGGGTTCCACCAGAGGTTCTTTTTGACCAGGGCCTTGGCGATCTTTTTGTCGTCCGAGTGGCAGGAAACATCATAAATGACCAGTTGCTGGGCAGCCTGGAATATGCTGCAGCCCACCTGAACACCCCACTCATCGTGGTTCTTGGACATACAAGCTGTGGCGCTATTGGTGCGGTAGCACAGGGGGTTGAACTGGAAGGACATATTGCATCCCTTGCCCCTGCTATTCAACCGGCAATTGATAAAGTCAAAGACCAGGAAGGAGATCTCACTGACAATGCTGCCCGTGAAGTGGCCAGGATGACGGCCAAACAACTTCAAGAATCTCAGCCCATCATGGCTGACCTGGTCAAAGAAGGTAAATTAAAAATTGTTCCTGCCTTTTATGATTTAGAGTCAGGCGAAATAGCCCTCCTTTAG
- a CDS encoding hydrogenase large subunit: MANLLHIQNNERLKRADIPHLDFNSFRQELLDLAASGGQIVQFFAYEDQGITKLLAVMRHNDKLSVGGCDAPGEQFASLTAESEKFHMFEREIGEQYGLKAEGHPWLKMVRYHKNYSGREDVFGNDYNQDIPGNYPYFTVEGETVHEVAVGPVHAGIIEPGHFRFQCHGERVFHLEIQLGYQHRGVEKLLQSVPFKRLPIIAETIAGDTTIGHSLCQAQAIESLANIRVDAGASFVRAIALEMERIANHIGDLGALSLDVAFNPPAAYFGRIRGEYLNLSQIIGGNRFGRGLIRPGGVTHVLGDEQKQLLKDKLAELTPEVEHVNDLIFSAPSVLGRFDHTGTVSHENAQKIGLVGYAGRACGLPYDARVAFPTECYGELPANVNEKTDGDVCSRATVRREEIIHSTALINTLLERTHETASYIPESVEMAPDSFVVSINEAWRGEVSHCILTDGKGEILRYKVKDPSFHNWTGLALSLRDEGISDFPLCNKSFNLSYCGFDI; the protein is encoded by the coding sequence ATGGCTAACCTACTGCATATACAGAATAATGAACGGCTCAAGCGAGCCGATATTCCGCATCTTGACTTTAACTCCTTTCGCCAGGAGCTGCTTGATCTTGCCGCCAGTGGTGGTCAAATTGTCCAATTCTTTGCCTATGAGGATCAAGGAATCACCAAGTTGCTCGCGGTCATGCGTCACAATGACAAACTCTCTGTTGGTGGCTGTGATGCCCCCGGAGAGCAATTTGCTTCCCTTACCGCGGAATCAGAAAAATTCCACATGTTTGAACGGGAAATTGGTGAACAGTATGGGCTTAAGGCCGAGGGCCATCCCTGGCTGAAGATGGTTCGTTACCATAAAAATTACAGTGGGAGAGAGGATGTCTTCGGCAATGATTATAATCAAGATATCCCAGGTAACTATCCCTACTTCACTGTGGAAGGAGAAACCGTCCATGAAGTCGCAGTCGGGCCGGTTCACGCGGGTATCATCGAACCAGGTCATTTCCGTTTTCAGTGTCACGGCGAACGGGTCTTCCACCTGGAAATCCAGCTGGGCTACCAGCATCGTGGTGTCGAAAAACTCCTGCAAAGCGTCCCCTTTAAACGTTTGCCCATCATTGCCGAAACCATTGCCGGTGACACCACCATTGGTCATAGTCTCTGCCAGGCCCAGGCCATAGAATCACTGGCAAATATCAGAGTGGATGCAGGAGCAAGCTTTGTCCGTGCCATCGCTCTGGAAATGGAACGCATCGCCAACCATATCGGCGATCTCGGTGCCCTGAGTCTGGATGTGGCCTTTAATCCTCCAGCAGCTTATTTTGGCAGAATCAGGGGTGAATATCTCAACTTGAGCCAGATCATCGGCGGGAACCGTTTTGGCCGTGGCCTGATTCGGCCGGGCGGAGTCACTCATGTCCTGGGTGATGAACAGAAGCAACTCCTGAAAGATAAGCTCGCCGAGTTAACCCCGGAGGTTGAACATGTTAATGATTTGATATTCTCTGCTCCCAGCGTTCTCGGCCGTTTTGATCATACTGGGACGGTCAGTCATGAGAACGCTCAAAAAATCGGGCTTGTAGGCTATGCCGGGAGAGCCTGTGGCCTTCCCTATGATGCCAGAGTTGCCTTTCCTACAGAGTGTTATGGTGAACTACCGGCCAACGTCAACGAAAAAACAGACGGTGACGTCTGCTCCCGGGCTACGGTCAGGCGGGAAGAAATCATACATTCCACCGCATTGATCAACACTTTGCTTGAAAGAACGCATGAGACGGCAAGCTATATTCCAGAAAGCGTTGAAATGGCGCCCGATTCCTTTGTTGTCTCTATCAATGAGGCTTGGCGTGGAGAAGTTTCTCACTGTATCCTCACGGATGGAAAGGGTGAGATATTACGCTATAAGGTAAAAGACCCTTCCTTCCACAATTGGACAGGCCTGGCCTTGTCACTCAGGGACGAAGGGATTTCTGATTTTCCATTGTGCAATAAGAGCTTTAACCTCTCCTATTGCGGATTTGATATATAA
- a CDS encoding NADH-quinone oxidoreductase subunit B family protein — protein sequence MLKVIKNRLEQGHRTSRYPKEEIQLYKRFRGLPKVDSKCDAALVKRCADACPQECIDTNTRKIDLGRCVFCGLCETLSEGRFVQFSQNFEMGTSNRDDLFTHGDLPALAEHSKKHFKKLFGRSLQLRQISAAGCNACEADTNVLNTPFFDLQRFGIQFVASPRHADGIHVTGPISENMRQATITTWEAVPSPKVVIASGACAISGGPFYGSDEIVGDLNKLIPVDLYIPGCPPHPLTTLHALLNYFK from the coding sequence ATGTTAAAAGTTATAAAAAACAGATTAGAACAGGGGCATCGGACATCCAGATACCCTAAGGAAGAAATTCAGCTGTATAAGCGCTTTCGTGGCCTGCCAAAGGTGGACAGCAAATGCGATGCCGCCCTTGTTAAGCGTTGCGCAGATGCCTGTCCTCAGGAATGTATTGACACCAATACCAGAAAGATCGATCTTGGTCGCTGTGTCTTCTGCGGACTCTGTGAAACATTATCAGAGGGACGTTTCGTACAATTCAGTCAAAACTTTGAGATGGGAACATCAAACCGGGATGACCTCTTCACCCATGGTGACTTACCAGCCCTGGCGGAGCATTCAAAGAAGCATTTCAAAAAACTTTTTGGCCGTTCATTGCAACTGCGCCAGATCTCAGCTGCGGGTTGTAACGCCTGTGAAGCAGATACCAACGTCTTGAACACCCCATTTTTTGATCTGCAACGTTTTGGTATCCAGTTTGTCGCCTCACCCCGTCATGCAGATGGCATCCATGTAACCGGACCTATCTCTGAGAATATGCGTCAGGCCACCATTACTACCTGGGAGGCTGTACCCAGCCCTAAAGTAGTCATTGCCAGCGGTGCCTGTGCCATTTCAGGAGGGCCATTTTATGGCAGTGACGAGATTGTCGGTGACCTGAACAAGCTGATTCCGGTGGATCTTTACATCCCTGGTTGTCCCCCTCACCCTTTAACCACACTGCACGCTCTGCTAAATTATTTCAAGTAA